A single Oncorhynchus nerka isolate Pitt River linkage group LG10, Oner_Uvic_2.0, whole genome shotgun sequence DNA region contains:
- the LOC115135731 gene encoding non-POU domain-containing octamer-binding protein isoform X2 — translation MQGNQGPRGEQQYHGPSRHQFENQKNPGVNSNGQYADEQESPNAGITIDLQNFRKPGEKTYTQRSRLFVGNLPTGVTEAEVEKLFSKYGKAAEIFINKDRGFGFIRLETKTVAEIAKAELDDTSFRGRQLRVRFATHGAALTVRNLPQFISNELLEEAFSVFGQIERAIVIVDDRGRPTGKGIVEYTAKPAARKALDRCADGAFLLTAFPRPVTVEPMEQFDEDEGLPERIVNKNQVFHKEREQPPRFAQPGTFEYEYAMRWKALMEMEKQQYEQVDRNIKEAHEKLEQEMEAARHEHQVILMRQDLLRRQEELRRMEELHNQEMQKRKQMELRQEEERRRREEEMRMHSEEMMRRQQEGFKGNFPGNREQEMRMHMQGVGQGINRNSMGAGEGNPSVPIPGAANIPAENPPLMGAGNNNMPVGGQPVFPRVPGQGPADFGANKRRRF, via the exons ATGCAAGGAAACCAGGGCCCCCGTGGAGAACAGCAGTATCATGGCCCATCTAGACACCAGTTTGAAAACCAGAAAAATCCTGGAGTCAACAGCAATGGACAGTATGCAGATGAGCAGGAGAGCCCAA ATGCAGGGATAACCATAGATCTACAAAACTTCAGGAAACCTGGAGAGAAGACTTACACTCAGCGCAGCCGTCTGTTTGTGGGAAATTTACCAACTGGTGTTACAGAGGCAGAGGTGGAGAAGTTGTTTTCCAAGTATGGCAAGGCAGCTGAGATTTTCATCAACAAGGACCGGGGGTTTGGATTCATTAGACTG GAGACAAAAACAGTGGCTGAGATTGCTAAAGCCGAGCTTGATGACACTTCATTCAGAGGCAGACAGTTGCGCGTGCGATTTGCAACACATGGTGCTGCCCTAACTGTGAGGAATTTGCCACAGTTCATTTCCAATGAGCTCCTGGAAGAGGCTTTCTCTGTCTTTGGCCAGATTGAAAGGGCCATAGTCATAGTAGATGATAGAGGGAGACCCACAGGAAAAGGGATTGTGGAATACACAGCCAAGCCTGCAGCAAGGAAGGCTCTGGATAGGTGTGCAGATGGGGCCTTTCTATTGACTGC ATTCCCCAGGCCAGTGACAGTTGAGCCAATGGAGCAGTTTGATGAGGATGAGGGACTGCCAGAGAGGATTGTAAACAAAAACCAAGTGTTTCACAA GGAGCGGGAGCAGCCACCGAGATTTGCTCAGCCAGGGACATTTGAGTATGAGTATGCCATGCGCTGGAAGGCCCTGATGGAGATGGAGAAGCAACAGTATGAGCAGGTGGACAGGAACATCAAGGAGGCTCATGAGAAGCTGGAGCAAGAGATGGAGGCAGCTAGACATGAGCACCAGGTTATCTTGATGAGACAAG ACCTGCTGAGGCGTCAAGAGGAGCTGAGGAGAATGGAGGAGCTCCATAACCAGGAGATGCAGAAGAGGAAGCAGATGGAGCTGCGTCAGGAAGAGGAACGTcgcaggagggaggaggagatgaggatgcACAGTGAGGAGATGATGAGGCGGCAGCAGGAGGGCTTCAAGGGGAACTTCCCTGGAAAT CGGGAGCAGGAGATGCGGATGCACATGCAAG GTGTAGGTCAAGGAATTAACAGAAACTCGATGGGTGCTGGTGAAGGAAACCCCAGCGTGCCCATCCCTGGAGCTGCCAACATACCTGCTGAGAACCCCCCTTTAATG GGGGCAGGAAACAACAACATGCCCGTAGGAGGCCAGCCTGTGTTCCCAAGAGTCCCTGGCCAAGGCCCTGCGGACTTTGGTGCCAACAAGCGTCGCAGATTCTAA
- the LOC115135731 gene encoding non-POU domain-containing octamer-binding protein isoform X1, whose product MQGNQGPRGEQQYHGPSRHQFENQKNPGVNSNGQYADEQESPNAGITIDLQNFRKPGEKTYTQRSRLFVGNLPTGVTEAEVEKLFSKYGKAAEIFINKDRGFGFIRLETKTVAEIAKAELDDTSFRGRQLRVRFATHGAALTVRNLPQFISNELLEEAFSVFGQIERAIVIVDDRGRPTGKGIVEYTAKPAARKALDRCADGAFLLTAFPRPVTVEPMEQFDEDEGLPERIVNKNQVFHKEREQPPRFAQPGTFEYEYAMRWKALMEMEKQQYEQVDRNIKEAHEKLEQEMEAARHEHQVILMRQDLLRRQEELRRMEELHNQEMQKRKQMELRQEEERRRREEEMRMHSEEMMRRQQEGFKGNFPGNREQEMRMHMQGVGQGINRNSMGAGEGNPSVPIPGAANIPAENPPLMQGAGNNNMPVGGQPVFPRVPGQGPADFGANKRRRF is encoded by the exons ATGCAAGGAAACCAGGGCCCCCGTGGAGAACAGCAGTATCATGGCCCATCTAGACACCAGTTTGAAAACCAGAAAAATCCTGGAGTCAACAGCAATGGACAGTATGCAGATGAGCAGGAGAGCCCAA ATGCAGGGATAACCATAGATCTACAAAACTTCAGGAAACCTGGAGAGAAGACTTACACTCAGCGCAGCCGTCTGTTTGTGGGAAATTTACCAACTGGTGTTACAGAGGCAGAGGTGGAGAAGTTGTTTTCCAAGTATGGCAAGGCAGCTGAGATTTTCATCAACAAGGACCGGGGGTTTGGATTCATTAGACTG GAGACAAAAACAGTGGCTGAGATTGCTAAAGCCGAGCTTGATGACACTTCATTCAGAGGCAGACAGTTGCGCGTGCGATTTGCAACACATGGTGCTGCCCTAACTGTGAGGAATTTGCCACAGTTCATTTCCAATGAGCTCCTGGAAGAGGCTTTCTCTGTCTTTGGCCAGATTGAAAGGGCCATAGTCATAGTAGATGATAGAGGGAGACCCACAGGAAAAGGGATTGTGGAATACACAGCCAAGCCTGCAGCAAGGAAGGCTCTGGATAGGTGTGCAGATGGGGCCTTTCTATTGACTGC ATTCCCCAGGCCAGTGACAGTTGAGCCAATGGAGCAGTTTGATGAGGATGAGGGACTGCCAGAGAGGATTGTAAACAAAAACCAAGTGTTTCACAA GGAGCGGGAGCAGCCACCGAGATTTGCTCAGCCAGGGACATTTGAGTATGAGTATGCCATGCGCTGGAAGGCCCTGATGGAGATGGAGAAGCAACAGTATGAGCAGGTGGACAGGAACATCAAGGAGGCTCATGAGAAGCTGGAGCAAGAGATGGAGGCAGCTAGACATGAGCACCAGGTTATCTTGATGAGACAAG ACCTGCTGAGGCGTCAAGAGGAGCTGAGGAGAATGGAGGAGCTCCATAACCAGGAGATGCAGAAGAGGAAGCAGATGGAGCTGCGTCAGGAAGAGGAACGTcgcaggagggaggaggagatgaggatgcACAGTGAGGAGATGATGAGGCGGCAGCAGGAGGGCTTCAAGGGGAACTTCCCTGGAAAT CGGGAGCAGGAGATGCGGATGCACATGCAAG GTGTAGGTCAAGGAATTAACAGAAACTCGATGGGTGCTGGTGAAGGAAACCCCAGCGTGCCCATCCCTGGAGCTGCCAACATACCTGCTGAGAACCCCCCTTTAATG CAGGGGGCAGGAAACAACAACATGCCCGTAGGAGGCCAGCCTGTGTTCCCAAGAGTCCCTGGCCAAGGCCCTGCGGACTTTGGTGCCAACAAGCGTCGCAGATTCTAA